In the Pecten maximus chromosome 5, xPecMax1.1, whole genome shotgun sequence genome, tactcgtttagaattttttatttttgctcgccagaggctcgcaaaaataaaaaattcaaaactcgtatcataaatctaatatgaagggaaactcatgacagatcctctatatattacactatgTATTGATATGGATAtggatatggatatagaggctacaagcctgcgtccattatttatGCTAATAAATGCTAATAAAAAACATGATATCACGAACTCAAAACAtaggaaaatatatttaaacaaaatataatacgTTGTTTTATATGCTAGctattagaacatgaaatttggtttgtacacaaaacaacaaaatacattcCATTTTGTAATTTACTTTCTGTTCATGTTTCTGCTGTATGGTAATATGCCTACCAGGCACCtgtcatttttgtttacaaataacGGGCCTAGAGATAggcatacaaaaaaaaatgggtGAATTAACCAAGTAGACAGACGGATTTTTCCATTCATTTATTGctttaaaccttacggtttatcagtacaaatattttcagtaaatacatgacaaatatttacataagaTACACACAAATGGTACCTTACAAACACACAATGACCACACACACAGAGACTACACATACACGACCGCTGCGCTAGTTTAGATAATGTTTCTATGACTTATATTAGACAGTATTCAGTCGTCTTTTTAAACCAATACTAATGAATTTTCCTAAATTTGATATTGTCATTGCCTATTTCCAAaagttttaataaaacattttcttatatCTAAATAATAGATACATTTGACGATAAAATGATATGCATCTTCAACAtcaccactgtcacaatatGTACACATTCGATTATGTCTTTCAATGCTCCAATATCTCCCCGTTTCTATATTCAACTTATGCGATgataatctatttttttttattttcgtgATGAGAGACATATTAGTATtagtacatatatagtattgaCATTTGAATCATGAATTGCAAATCGTCCTGTGAGTTTTTGAGTGTCCTGAGTCTGATGCAAGATAGGTTAACTCAATTGTTTTGATAAGAAATGGGGCGTGGCTTAAACGTAGGTACATATtattattagtatatatatagtattgacATTTGAATCATGAATTGCAAATCGTCCTGTGAGTTTTTGAGAGTCCTGAGTCTGATGCAAGATAGGTTAACTCAATTGTTTTGATAAGAAATGGGGCGTGGCTTAAACGTAGGTACATATTATTATtagtacatatatagtattgaCATTTGAATCATGAATTGCAAATCGTCCTGTGAGTTTTTGAGAGTCCCGAGTCTGATGCAAGATAGGTTAACTCAATTGTTTTGATAAGAAATGGGGCGTGGCTTAAACGTAGGTACATTACATAAACGCAGTTCAGTAGCTGATGGTTGATCTATGCATGGCCGCCggttaaaatatcatttcagcATAAAATACTTATCAAAAACATCCAGAGTAAAATAATGAATGGACTTTGTTAACGACGGTTCCGTGTGTCACCATCAAGGGAATAGGTGAAAGTGAAATAAGGAGACAGCGTTTGACTAGTATTTGGACAGGTAGTCCGTGCTGCACACACGCACTTTGTATCTCTGGTGTGGGTTACCTGGCTCAACCATTGATACACGTGTTGGTAAAGTATTCGTCTCATGGAGCTTACGGTTTCTCAACAGTCTAGAAGAGCCTTGTTACAACAGGAAGGAACACGGAATTTGATGCTGAATTAGACTCTTCACAGGAGTTAGTTCACTCTGAAGCTATCTGCTCAGAAGGAATTGACTTTCTGGTTTGTAATCCTTGTGGTTATCAACCATATGGGGAGCATGCAGGAATGGAGTGAAAATGGAGCAACATGTTCCTATGATGATGTCGATCCCTTCCTTGTCACTAGCGgatccggggggggggggggggggggggggctatcCTGGGGGGTCCAGGAAATTTAAGTTATAGCCTTAATAAAAGGCCTATGCCAATATTGTTGTAACTCTCCTGTATGTCTCTGGTTCAGCAGAGACctatactatacatgtacctatatggCAGAGATCATCATCTAGTTCTATAATTGtaggaaagaaaacaatttaaatattaGTTTAGTTGAAATCATAAACCTTACAGTATATGCCAGGATGCATCGCTTGTCTTGAGAAACGAATCTgattatacctgtaacattatgCATATGTGTGTGATGAAATTCAATACTGATCAAAGGATCAACAGCATATTCATTAGCGGTgactgaccaatcagagcaCGTCTTGACTTGTTGTTTTAAGTGGGAGTGGCTTCGTCGTCAGGACACCCGTGAGGGGTTTAAGTTCTCTGTGCCCGCATCAATCAAACCCTGCGCAATTCAATTCGAAAAGAAATCTTCTTGTTTCCGGCGTCATGCAATTAATTGTACAGCAATGTGTTCTAATCAGTAGATTTATAATTTAAAGTTGGCCAGACATTGACTGCAATGCTACCTATCTGATTTCCCTAAAGGTTAGTGAATTATACTAAATGTAGGTTTAATAATATTTACACTTTAATGCCGAATGCTGTTTAACCTGTTCCCATGTCTATTCGACCTGTACCCTACATCTGTTTGACCTGTTCCCTACATCTATTTAACGTTTAACCTGTACACTACATCAGTTTAACCAATGCCTTACATCTATGTAACCTGTACCTTACATCTGTTTAACCTGACACTCCATCTGTTTAACATCTGTTTAACCTGTACCTTACATCTGTTTAACCTGACACTCCATCTGTTTAACATCTGTTTAACCTGTACCTTACATCTGTTTAACCTGACACTCCATCTGTTTAACATCTGTTTAACCTGACACTCCATCTGTTTAACATCTGTTTAACCTGTACCTTACATCTGTTTAACCTGACACTCCATCTGTTTAACATCTGTTTAACCTGTACCCTGCATCTTTTAAACCTGTATCCTACATTTGTTTAACATGTACCTTACATCTGTTTAACCCGTACTCTACATCTTTTTAACCTGTACACTGCATCTGTTCAACCTGTACCCTACACTGTACATCTTTTTAACGTTTAACCTCTACCCTATATCTGTTTAACCTGTACCTTACATCTGTTTAACCTGTACCCTACATCTGTTTAACCTGTACCCTATATCTGTTTAACCGGTACCTTACATCTGTTTAACCTGTACCGTACATCTGTTTAACCTGAACCCTACATCTGCTAAACGTTTACCTTGTACCCTACGCCTGTTTAACCTGTACTCTTTATCTATTTAACGTTTAACCCGTACTCTACATCTGTTTAACCCGTACCGTACGTCTGCTTAACGTGTAACATATATCTGTTGGACCTGTTCCCTACATCTCTTTAACGTTAACATGTACCTTACATCTGTTTAACCTGTACCCTACGTCTGTTTAACCTGTACCCTGCATCTGTTCAACCTGTTCCCTACATCTGTTTAACGTGCAACCTGTATTCTTTATCTGTTTAACGTTTAATTTGTACTGTACGTCTGTTTTACCATTACCATAGAAGTCATAAGAATTTAAATCGCGATACTATGtctaatatgatatatatgttgcGACATTGATGCAAAAgagaaataacaaataaattgtaaatagtataacacaatgagttttcatttcttATTCGAATTCATAGAGCGTGTCTTGGAGGTTTCATacaatctcatatgaaatgaaaacggATTTCGGATACTTTCTATCTTATCACTCAGAAAACGTATTTTTGACAGCTTTTAAAAGTCAATGTGGAGATGACATGCCATTGGCTACATTCCGACGTCACAATCGATTTCTGACGCAAAGATGTTGATGTACGAATTACCAACCTGCTGATGACGACACCAACGATGATAGCTATGACGACCAGTAGGCCTCCACCGCCGGCTGTTCCGGCGATAATCCcaactaaaaacaaaaaccaacaaaCTGTGCCCATTGTTGCCAAATTATGGTatattcttttattattatcatatttcaCTTTTTGAATGAATAACGTCAATAAGCAAGTAATGGCTCATATTGGTGACTCGGACAGTTTTACTGGGATTGGTGAGCTCACTATAAAGTAACACAAAACAACTCCAAAATAATCACTAGGATTTTCTAGGTAGCTGTAACATAGTATATTTTCATTctctatatacatatttacatatgttGATATACCTTACTTTTCATGTTCGCACTCTCGATTAGAATTTTTGAATttagtttgtgttatatatatatatcgatctCGAGGTTTGCGAGTTTGGGAGCTTAAAACAACGTTATATCTCCCTAATCAATTTTCGGGGTCACATTTACGATGAATTCTAGTTACGAAATTCCACTCCTCTCTAAATGACTTGTACGAAGTCAAACGTCCCAAGTACGCATGGTGCTATATAGTCACCATACTAAGtaaagtatatttataactATAGAATCAGTCAACCATAAATCTACTGCAGAAATTAAAATCTTAAGTATTTGGAACTATTAATAAAACTCTATGcatgatcatattgtatgattCGAGTAGACTTCATCAAGAGGCAAGTATAAGACTGTAAAAGTATAAGGTAGTTAAAGAAATTCAGGGTAGAAATACAATTTGGTTAGCAATGATTTCGACCGATGGTACCGTAGGACACAGTACAACTTGTAATCAATACTTACTGTCTGCGTCTAAATTTTTAGCGTTTTTTCCTGTTTCTCCCATCGTTGAAGACACTGCAACAACATCACCAGTAGTCAAATCTGTTGATAAGGTTGTCATCAGTTTGGTAGACGTAAATGGTGGTTTTTCTGTTGTCGTcatctttgttgttgttgttgttgttggtggtggtggtgttggtggtgATGTTGGTGGTGTGGAAGTACTTTTTGTTGACGCACTGGTGGAAACTGTCGAGGGTTTGTCAGACGTAACACTATTTTTATTACAGTTAACCGTGATTTCCAGAGAACTGCTGATGTCTTTGGAAGAGAAAATTACAAAAAGATAGCAAGCTAGTATAAccaatacatttgtaattttgcGACTTAAAGAATTGCATTTAATAACCGAAttatctaaatatgaaattaaaacaagaggcaAAGGGCCACGTAGTTCTCTGGGCTTGGTATTAGTATTTAATTTATTGTTGTCAATTTTCTTGcatttgataattatattttgtttaaccaACTGATCATGATTGTCCTTTCAGTTCTTTGTATATCATCTCATTTTCGTCCTGTACAGAATCGGAATTAATTAGTTTTAAGGCCatattgttttatctgaaaacaaaccaaacaagcTCAGCTCCAGTATACTGGCTGGTATGTGTCTGTCAACGCTGGGGCAGAGTAAGGGGAGAGTTTAGGTCACTAGCTCTATTGTGATTAATACTGAGCGTAATCTGGCATTTAATAGGTTTTTAGGTGGCATGAGAGAGGGAGACAATGATGTTTTGGTCAGCTGGTGTTTTCTATGTACATTTTATGGAGTCTCTGATTTGGTGAACATAGTACAAGTTTTGATGTTCTGATTAGGAGTTGTTGATGTACGCACTCTGGTGAATGTGAATATGTACTAAATGTCTGTAAATAAACTGTAAATAGtttattaacatttgtttgtgGTTTGAACCCCGTCACAATATTTTGAACAAACCttgatatttcatatattgCCATTTATCAACCATGAACATCTGGTTTCGACAGATTATACTTTACATTCTTGCATGATATCTGTTGATTTGCACATTTAACTGATATTTCCCATGACAATACTAGGAACTAAATAATGattaaaagtatatatatctcCTGTTATATTTCACTCACAACTTGTAGTAAACACatattacaacacaaatattgtatacaaattataCTATGTTATGCcccaaaacatttttatttttcatgtaTCTTTCAAGTTATGCTTTCTTTCTAAGTTTGATGCATTTATTCTGATGCAGATTATATGGAGTATTCGTAGTATGGAACTAGACAATGTAATGTGTGATACTGATTATATGTGAACCACATACAATAAATTTGctatttaaaactttatgtcacatacattatataattgctatatataactttaggtattttattttcattaattcttCAATTAAATCTTATCATTTGATGATATAAAGCAAtgcatttgtatgtaacaaGACAGGGGTATTTGTCCACACTACACTGTAGACCACAGACACACGTGTGTGTTTCCCCTTCAGTGTAAACTATACCTTAGGGAGCAGTGGTTGAAGCCCTGCCTGGacaaaattaattgatactGTCAATAGTCCAgataacaccaacatacacaaaTTGCACTGAATCTCGGCCTAACGATGCCGCCTAGTGGGATGTATAGCTCGTATTACACCGTTGTTACTAAAAAATAGACATTAAAACttaatttttcttaaaattaaaatttcttaaattaaaaaaattccaGTTGATATCGAATATTGTGATTGTTATCAACACAGCAACTTCACAATACCTATAATCTGGTATCACAACATACAGCCATGAATGCACAGTTAGgctaaaaatatgtttaaaaggTGCAAAGCAGCAATTTTTTCGACCGCTGACTATAGTTCTCGGGGCTATAAATAGCCCCAGAGAACCAAAAACACTTCAGTTGCTTACCTGGCGAAATTAAAATACAATGTCCTGACTTCCATTGTGTACCATTTTCTGCCCTGGTCAACGTCAGCGTCAACATGTCTGCTGTCCCGAAATTGTCCACCGACGTAGCAGGGATCGGGCTACAACCGGTCTCGGTAAAACCAGCAGATGTAGTGGAGGTGATACGAAGTTTACTTGCACAGTTAAGATCTGTTTCTACTCCCGGATATTCCTGTACTGTCACTGTTGTTGTACGTGATATTTTCGTATTCAGTGTAACggtacatgtacaactgtatATCCCCGGGCCTCCCGTACCCCAGGTGTCTATTACCATACGTGTGTTATATAGTATCGCCTCCTTGACACATAGTCATAACTACAATTGCAAAcaagaaataaatataatacatttaattCAATACCATTCCCGACAAATAGTAATTACACTCTACTGTGAATTTGATCCTGCCTTAAAATTCCTGTAATTTCTTAAACATAGGCAgcaaattatattaaattattcGTTCTCAATTGTTCTGTTCTAAAACATGTTGAAACTCTTATcattatttgtgatatttttccTTGTCTGATTGTTTTTAATTCCAGATAGGTTTGTTAACGGAAACCTAATCTCCTGGTTCCAGATTCATCAATTCAcggtaaaaaaaatagttatgAACCTTAATGCGTTCCTATGGAAAATGTTAAGCTAAGAATGTTATTACGTTAAAGAACGTTAATGAAACTGGAGCCAGATAATAATAGCATACCGTGATTAAAATTTTCTAGCTTAGTCTGATCCGTACATGGCGTTGTAATGATCCCTGTAATAGATACTTTACATCAACATTGATATAGAATAATAATTTTGATCTACATTGAATGTAAAGTAGCATGAAATGAAATAGAAAGTTGGTGTAATTGTTATCCATACACATGGACTGCATTTATATAGGAACGCAGTCAGTACATTAAAATAGAGCACCATTTAACATGCAAAACAAAGctaaacaaataaatgtaaaaattgttaataaaacTCGAGCGGaaagtataaacaaaaacatggtTAACATGTTGGTGGTTTTTTTATGAGGATAATAAAACGAGATATTCCGGAAGGGTAATCGTAACCCTCGCAGCTCACATCCTCAAAGCTAATCTAGGATAATAGATTATTTTCAGGTGAAATCATGACGACCATTGACCTCTTGCTCACTCTctttaaaatcatatttctaAGCGTCTTTCTTAGCAGTCGACATCTTTTACGAGGAATAGTGATAGTTAGGACTGGTTTTAGAATTTtataacataaatacataatagcGCATAAAACGATATCCTCGTACGTATACGAAAGGGAAAATTGAAATAGATTTCAGTGTGATGAAAGAGGTGCATGTTAAACTACATTACCAATACCAATATTGGTGTCAAATCACACCGAGTGAGTCATTGGTAATTTTCATCAGAAATTACACATTCACATATCATAACTGTATTAAAAAATCCAATgacatgattattttttttatttattttcattgtttatattgtttgacagataataccacacacGTAACGTGGAacctaaaataaaacatgttgagccttgtaaataaacaaatacaactAATCGCTGAACACCCAGACAATACTTTCATGTGTTATAATCGTACAGATCACGCTGCAATAGTATGTTATTAACATAGATTTTATTCGGCGTGAATATTAGAATACTAGTATATACCTCCTCATTATTTACAGCTTCAAACATGTAACATGGCATCATGTACTATATTTAATAGTAATAATAGTTATCAACATCTTAACTTTGTCACACAATAATTTGATCAGTAGTGTCAGTGAAATCGCCTTTGATATTTACTTCCGCATCAGAGTTACCTGTAACACACACGCTGAGAAGTAACCACACAGACGTAATTACTGTCAGTACGCTGAGCTTGTCCTCCCTGCCTCTCATGGTTTCCCTGGATATAACAACAGTGTACACCGTCAGTTTAGGTGATGTTTCCCCGATCACGATTTTACTCCATAGCTTTGTGTTATAGTGGTATAAAGCAGGAAGTTAAATCGCGATGTATTTAACTAAATATAGCATGTATTTCCTGCAGTCAAACCGGTCGAACGTCTTTGTTGTTCCTGTTCTATTGACTCAGTGGAGCGATACAGTGTACACGTTGACATGACACACTGTAAGGTTGCTTTCGTGTAATAGTTATGTTGTCACTCTACCCGGGAGAGTTATTTTACTATTAAAGATTGATACGTTTGATGGTTCTAGTttacattcaaaataaaatcgATAGAGAAACTGATCATCCATTTTATCAAGTTAGTGACAAAATATTCTTTTTGCTTTACATTTTcggaaaacatcaaaaatggATGCAttggaaaaaacaaacaatatccGTGGTTTCAATAGCtcaatatacaataacatatgTATGCTGAGATTCCTTGTTtcgttttatcattttaatccATTAAGGACATAGGATCTAGGAAATCTCCTCACAAACAGTTTTAATtgacataactgtataataGGTAATTAAAAAACGTGTTAAACCATCTTTTACTCGGAATATTTCGCAAGAAatgctacatttgtatgttgaaaatcagTAAGTTACTGTTATCGGTGCGATAATAAGGCGTTCATAGAAAACATTCGTCTACATCTTCTTAGCTACCATTATGACAGAGGggaaaaaattgtaaaatattttctaaattcatTTATTCACCTTGAAAGTCGTTTCAAAGAAAACTGGACATATACGTGTATCTTTCACGAAAATATCGTAAATTGCAGGACTTTAACATACAAAATGATGTAATCAAACATGCACAGctttcattattttttacagaaaatataaacCTATCCAAAACATAAATTAATGAAACTATTTACGCTTTTCCTTCAGATAAATccggtttttttttggtttttttttcacatttcaatttCCCAGACATGAATACATTGGAAGGCTGCCAGGGATGGGGTCATCGGGTCAGTCTCCAAAATATGAACAACGTACCCACACAGGGGCCTCTCACTCACCACACAACTGATACCTGTTAAATACATCAAACTCTCTCACGTAAACATCATCACATCACATTAGCATTAACTTACATTCATTCTCTTACCCAGATTatcaataattgataaatagttgttgtttttttagtgCTAAGAAATTTGCTCTTACATGTAATTGTTAGTTTtgctcattttttttttttttcatttataatacataatacaggCATCACAAACACCTTAATTATTATCACTGCCTATTCTAGTATCAACATACTCGCatacacacgtacatgtatatgataacacGAGTTATTAgcacatacacatacatgtataaatacactTACACTCGCATTATTCGTATTCACCAAACACCCTTCCCACACtcaaataatttgaatatcatAAACACACACCTTCAAATATCAACTGTATAACAGGGATTACTATAAATATACGAACGTATAGACATGTCCTCATTCTAACAGatctcttctctctctctctctctctctctctctctctctctctctctctctctctctctctctctctctctctctctctctctctctctctcaaatgagtaaatataacacttcgattt is a window encoding:
- the LOC117327658 gene encoding protein let-653-like, which produces MVIDTWGTGGPGIYSCTCTVTLNTKISRTTTVTVQEYPGVETDLNCASKLRITSTTSAGFTETGCSPIPATSVDNFGTADMLTLTLTRAENGTQWKSGHCILISPDISSSLEITVNCNKNSVTSDKPSTVSTSASTKSTSTPPTSPPTPPPPTTTTTTKMTTTEKPPFTSTKLMTTLSTDLTTGDVVAVSSTMGETGKNAKNLDADIGIIAGTAGGGGLLVVIAIIVGVVISRRRKPDIHQPVDRGNTSNGNTNDGYDGDIQPYAITGTMKKYVNSDGDTITHNSLYESAGPRDPDDSHIVTGTGDMYAQVRKSDQYSTIKDTEIDRLELEETPKGDVYAVVNKSKKEKTGNESGDNRPSRYRNADGLVYAEVSAQDETSRPQSRVKSRPPPVSPKPKADSGNVVYAEVNTGV